TCATAAAACCCCCCTCCTCTCTCACCTGCTGAGTTTAATACAACAGTAGAAGCAGATAGTGTAAAATATCCCGATGCGTATACCCCCCCTCCCAATTTGTCCGTTGTGTTTTTTGATACTGTGCTGTTCGTGATAAGAAGATGTTGAAGAGAATAGGTCCCTCCTCCGGCTTCTATCGCATAATTATTGTCAATCAGACAACGATCAACAAATATATTCTTTGTCGCAGTGAATATACCTCCGCCATCGATCTCCGATGAATTTCCTGACACGACTGTATCAAGAATTGTAACACCTATATTTCCAGAGGTGAGACACATCCCGCCTCCTCGTTCAACAGCGGTATTAGCCCGAAAATCACACCCTGCGACCGTCAATTCCCTCTCGTTACCGTCGAGTTCATAAATGGCTTCAGACCACGTGGCCTGATAAAACCCACCTCCACCGTAAGATGCTGAATTCTCTATAAAGTCACAGTTACTCACTTTCGAAGCCGTATCTGTATTTCGATAAGAGTTTGAAAGCTGTTGACTCAGTCCCCCACCACGCACCGATTTATTGGAAATAAATTTCGAATCTGAAATATCCATCCAGCCATTGAGTACAGAGACTCCTCCCCCGCTTGAGGAACTTTCATTTTGAATAAAAGTCGAGGAGGATAGTTGTAACCCTGAGTAACCATCAAGCACTTCTTGTGTTGCAGAATTAGTGCAGATGCCTCCTCCACTGGAGCCCGCGATGTTCTTGTAAAAATAGGAGTCGGAAACAATGAAGTGGTAATCTGGCATAAAGTCAACATAAGCAATGGAGTGGTAAATTGCACCTCCACTATACTCTGTTTCATTATTCGAAAATGAACTGTTGCGAACCGTCAAATACCTTTTTGCAAAAATTGCTCCACCGTTTTTCCGTGCAGATAGATTCGTAAACTGACAGTCAGTGACGGTCAAATTTTTCATGCTGTAAATAGCCCGACCTTTTCCCACACCATCAAAGCTGATCCCGCTAATATCAACTGAGTAAATATTTTCACTGTCGTAATCTTCAATGAAGATCAGGCTGAAATTATCGTCTGAGCCACCATCAACCTGAAACGTCATCTGATCGGCGCCCAGCCCAACGATCGATAACTCATCCAGAATCTTCAGCTGCTCTGAAAATAGAAAAGTCTCCCCCGCGAGCGCAGCGTCAAACGAAATCGTATCTGCGCCGGCATTGGCGTTGGCCTGTTCGATCGCGTCGCGGAGACTGCCTGCGCCGGAATCGTTGGTATTTACCACCGTGAATGCGGTCAGCAGTGTGCGGTCTTCCAGCGTTTCGGCGGCATTACGGGCGACGAGTGTCTGGGCGGAGGGGAGCTGGTGCCGGTTCCGTCGGGCGCGGGTGCTGCGAGAAAAACGCGAACGAAGTTGGTGCTTCAGGGAAGGAAGCCACAGCGATGCAAACATACGAGAATCATCCGGTTGGGTATCTGGCAGGTCAGGAATGGATAGTGGTCGTTTAGAACTTTGTATACTAACAGAGTCTGGACCAAAGACAACGAGTGATTCCCCATCAAACATTTAAACAACGGGGACTTTATGTACAGACTTCGAGCAATTTCATTAGGAACCTCTTTCCTTAGAATGGGAGTAGTTCTGATTCCCCACTAAGCGTGCTGAAGAAGGAATCAGTCTCATCGGCCCAATCGGGCAGACGACGAACGCCGGGCACCAGCGTTTCCTGCATGACACCGTCGGTTTCGTGTTCGTATCCCAGCAAATGACCGAGTTCGTGCAGGATGACCGTGAAGAGATCAACCTGGCCGGCGGCACTACTGTCGGGTAAGGCGATCAGCGTCAATTCGCTGTCATAAGTAAACTCACTGTGATCGGCGGGACTGGCATCGACAAACCAGCCGCGACCGGCGGCGTTAACATCGATATAAATTGTGCCGGGAACAGCGCGGCCCAGAGTTTCGCCTGCCAAATCAACGACTTCAATATCCACCTGCGCCAACGTTTCATTTTGGCTGGGTGTTAATTGCGGACTGACTTGTTCGACGACCGACTCAAGCACGGTTTCCGCGGCAGACTGTGTCACGGGGTGAGCGTTTGCCTGTACTTCACTCTGACTGTCGACGATCAAATGATCGAACCAGAGTTCAATAAAATTCTCTGGAAAATAATTTTGAGATCGATCTGCTTTATCTTTACCAAAATTTCTGACAAACAGTATAAGATCTCTCAAGTCGACACGATCATTTCGATTCAGATCCGTGATCCATTTATGGGGCGAATTAGATTTGCTGGAAACTGAATGATATGTGCTGATCAAAATCTTGAGATCAGCAACATTGATTGCGTCATCATCGTTGAAATCGTAAGGATTTGCCCAGATCTGGGTTGCTGGAGCCAGACCATAAATCACATCACTGGCGGTATGATCTGCCAACAATATTTGTGGCTGAGAAATTTCCAGGCTCAGACTTTGTGCATTCAGACTTTGCCCCTCCAGATCCAGGTCGACGGCGTCATCGGTAGTGGACTCAAATTTAATCCGGGCAAACAGGACGCGTTGATCATCGCCAACATTCGTCAGGCTGGTCTCAGCTGAGAGGTTTTCAATCGTTCCCGTTTGATCATTGATCGTGCCTGTCTGATTCTCGGTAAAAGCGGCACCATATTCGATGCTGGTGGCGGTTGTGATCTCTGTGTTGTAGGTCAAATCGAGGTTGGCTGACATAATGCCTAGATCGGTTGTATCAGCCGTGCTGATCCAGATTTCGACCCAGTAATTGCCCCACTCGTCAATCCAGGTGATGTTCTCAGGTAGAGAGGCACTCTCGCCGTTTCCGGACGTCGGCGTTTTCGACTTGACGACTCGCAAATCAATTTGCGCCAGGGGCGCCTGCACCTCAAAGGCTCCGATATCAACAGTACCATCCACAATGCGTGACGAGCCATCACCACGTTGATCGTTCATTAAACCCGCGGCCTCGGCGGCAGCGTTATCACCGCCGTTAATCGCAGCACTTCCCGCCAGCAAGGCGTGAGTTTTCGTCGGCCCCCCGTTATCTCGCAGGACCGGGGCCAGGACCCCCTCAATACTGTCCTGGATGATGTTGATGCCACTCGAATAGACGCCGCTGATCTGTGCATTGCCTGCTGCCGAATTACCGGCGACGATACTGTTCGCCAGTTCGAAGGTCTCGGCACTACTGAAAATTCCGCCCGCTGATATCGCAGCGTGATTTCCCGTAATGGTACTATTCACAATGGTCAATTCATTTGGAGTCTCACGGTAGTAAATAAAATCGGCTGTGGAAACGCTGTAGAACTCAATCTCCGTCGGACCACCCAGTCCGGCTGTCTGGTAAACGCCGCCGCCAAAACCATTGGTGGTATTCCCTGAGATGGTGCTATTGTAGATCGTAAGATCACCCGTGCTGTGGATTCCCCCTCCGGTGGAACCGGCAAAATTTCCTGAAAGCGTACTTTCCCTGAGATTCAGACTGCCATCCAGAAGATAAACCCCACCACCATTGACGACAGCCAGATTTTCAGCAAGCGTACTACCGGTGATCGAAATGGCTGCGTGCTCACTATAGACCCCCGCCCCCCACTGGCTGGTGGTGTTCTTCGAGATCTCGGAGTCTTCGATCGTCAGAGTTCCCTCATAGATATAAATCGCTCCACCTGCTGACGAAGCGGAATTTTCGAAAAACGTGCTGTCTGAAATCGAAACTTTTGGTCCTCTGATATAAAACTGGCTTGCGGAGAAGGCGCCCCCGGACTGCGCTGTATTTCTCTCAAATGAGGAACCTGTGATGGTTGTCCGATGATCGCCGGCCTTGATCGCTCCCCCACTCAAAGCGGCACTATTCAGGAGAAAAGTGGTGTTGATCACATTCAATTCATATTCGCTGTAGATTCCGCCTCCACTTCGTGTGGAGTGATTATGTGTAATCAAACAGTCTCTCACCGTCAGTATTTTATCAGTATAGATGGCCCCACCAGACATATCGACTCCATTAGTGAGAGTCAGACCGTCAATCACAACCTGGCGCATCGGTCCCGTCCAGAACCCATGGATGTTGAAAATGCGACCATTCTGATTTCCATCCAGGGTCAGCAGATTCGCCCCCAGGCCGGTGATTAAAACGCTGTCTCTGATCTCCAGCTCACCACTGAGCACAATCGTCTGACCAGCCAGGCTGGCATCAAAAGTGATCTGATCGATATCAGAAGGATTTTCATTCGACAGCCGGATTGCTTCCCGCAGCGATAGTTGGCCGCTGGAATAATCGCCGTCATCGATGTCCGAATTCGTGTCTACAACAAACGTCATGGAATGCAGTTCGAACGCACCGATATCCACGGTCCCATCAATGATCCGCTCAAAACCGGCTCCGCGCTGGTCGGTCATCAGATCGGCGTTCTCCACGATCTCATTACTACCCGCGTTGATGGCGATACTTCCGGGCAATAATGCGTGTGTTTTGGTCGGGCCGCCGTTGTCTCTCAGAACCGGATCGATCAAGTCCTCGATACTGTCCTGAATGATATTGGTCTGCGCCGTGAACTCGCCGGCGATCTGGGAACCCGCAGTTGCTGCATTGCCGGCCACAATGCTGTTCTTGACGGTTGTCGTTGAACGGGACCCCGGCTCTGGTGTCGATATTCCGCCTCCTGATGCTCCTGCCGTGTTTCCGACAAGCGAACTGTTAACCACATCGAGTGAACTATTCAACAGCCAGAGTGGTACCGAATCGGCTGGAACATCGCTGTCATTGTCATTAATCGGTAGCGTGGTGTCTATAACACCATTCAGACTCACTACAAATATCAAATCGAGTATCTGAGGTGGGTTAGCCGGAAGAAGTTGCAGGCCCGGATCAACGATAGGGAACTGTGAAGGATCAATCGGAGAGAGATTCACTTCAGTACCGTCAGGTGAAAACTCTGCACCGTTGCGATGATAGATCCCACCACCGGCGAGTGCGGCCTGGTTTCCAGACAGAGTCGAATTAAACAGGGACAAGTGGCCGAGGGTAGCAATGGCGCCACCTGAACCAGTTGCTATATTCTCAGAAAGTGTGCTTTCCTCGATAAAAACAGAACCGCCCAGGTTATTGATACCTGCGCCATCGATGGCTTGATTCTGTGAAAAGTCACTCCCGGAAATACTCAGCTGCGTCCGCCCGTTATAGATACCGCCCCCTGACTGGGTCGCCTCGTTATGATAGAACGTCGAATTGAGAACGTTCAGTGTCTGAAAACCGATATCAGCCATCCAGGGACTGTTATAAATACCCCCCCCGTTCCCAGCGGTATTTCTGTTGAAAATACTATTCTCAATCAGGGGTGAGGGATTGGAAAGAATTTCCCCCATGTCATCGACAATAGAGCCTCGATTCCCCTGGACCAGATAAATGCCCCCCCCCATTTGACCGGCAGAATTTGAACCAAAATAGGTTTCGTTGACTCTGATATAGGCAAGAGAACTGGCAACGGCTCCCCCAGTCGACGCCGCATGATTCTGGAGAAAATAACCGTCAATCAGTTTGAAGTTGCCGGTGTTGTAAACCCCGCCTCCCGAGTTTGCAGAGTTTCTATTCAGAGTGCTGTCCTCCATCACGAGATTACCATAATTATACAACGCCCCGCCGGAATGGGTGACAGTGTTCTCTGCGAATGTGCTGTCGACGATCTGAATCGACCCCGATCGGTTAAGAATGGCTCCCCCCAACTCGGCTGTATTTGCTTTGAAAAAACAGTCGTTGAGAATGACCTGAGGATCAAAACTATTTTCGAATTCGTAAGGCGAACCGGTGCCGACAATTTGATTCGGATCAGCGATCGAAAATGCAACAGGGTTTCCTTCAGGGATCCGTTCCACAGAATACAACGCCCCGCCTAGAGTCGCGGAATTCTCGATAAACTCACAATTGGTGATCTCGGTAGGATTAAGATAAACGACCGACTGTCGCATACTGGCATCAGGTCCGTCCGGGATTGTTATCCCACCCCAGTTCCAGACCTTCCGGTAGTTATGATAAATTCCGCCCCCGTTTTCTCCTGCAACATTACCAGTAAATGTCGAATCAGCAACCTGCAGCTCTCCATAGGGATGATAAATGGCCCCACCACTTCCCTGTGCACTGTTCTCGGTAAAACTGGAGCCACTCACGGTCAATGAAGACGCATAGATGGCACCCCCATCACCGGTCGCCTGATTTTCTACAAACGAACTGCCGGTGACCGTAACCGAACTCCTACTGTAAATAGCCCCTCCCGCGCTGGCTGTGTTGCGCAGGAAGACCGAATTTTCAATCGACATGGTTGCCCCGGCCCCCGACTGGGAAGAAATAGCGCCCCCCAGTCTGGCCTGATTGTCCTGAAACACCAGATCCGAAACGCTCAGATGTTCATAATTAAAAATCGCACCACCGGTATTGTATCGTTTATAGGAGATGTTCCCCCCTAAACCGATTGACGGCGTGGTATTTTCCAAATTCGGCAGAACGTTCGCATCTCCATTGGCCAGCGTCAGACCACTAATCGAGACATACAGGTTCGCGCTATGCGTTCCATCATAGACATCGAAAATGCGCCCCGTATGATTCGCGTCAATCGTCAGTTGATCCGAGCCCAGGCCGATGATCGTCAGGTCATCCGTGATCCGCAACTGATTCATTAATTGAATCGTCTGGTCAGCCAGCGACGCATCAAACGAGATCGTATCCGCCCCGGCACTCGCATTGGCCTGCTCGATAGCGTCTCTTAGACTGCCTTCGCCGGAATCGTCGGTATTCACCACCGTGAAGACGGTCAGCAGCGTGCGGTCTTCCAGAGATTCGGCGGCGTTTCGGGAGACCAGAGCTCGGGAAAAAGGTGCCTGATGGCGTCGCGCGCGATGTTTCCTGCGGGAGGAACGGACGCGGAGCTGATTCTTCAACGAAGAAAGCCACTGGGATGAGAACATGTTGTATGGCCCTGAATTAATTTGAACTGTTTCATCCAGACACAGATCATGCGCCCCTGCAACAAAACATCACCTAAAGCTTTATTTAACATACACTTAAACCATGACCACAGTCTCAGCGATCACCGCCATTCGTATACATTCCGCCGTTCAGTTCTGTCCCGAAACACAGATTCTGTGCGTTTGGATAGACATTCTATAACCCAGCAGACGCGGCGAATCACTCAATCTAACAAATTTCACTAAACAAATTTCTACAAATTCCAAAATAAAATTCGAAATTCAATCAGCCGCAAAACGCTGGCAGCCGTTCCCCTTCTTTTCAGAATCCGGCTGATGTGTATAATCCGCTACGAGTTGAAATTGACCTGAACTGAATGGAGTAAATATGTTTGAGTGGTTGGCCAGCCCTGAGGCCTGGATTGCGTTAGCAACATTGACGTCATTAGAAATTGTGCTGGGTATCGACAACATCATCTTCATTTCCATTCTCGTCGGTCGACTGCCGGAAACACAACGAGACCTGGCCCGGTCACTGGGACTCAGTCTGGCCATGATCGCGCGGCTCATTCTGCTGTTTTCGATCTCATGGGTGATGGGGCTCACTGAACCCTGGTTTTCCCTGATGGGATACGATTTATCCGGACGCGACCTGATCCTGATTGGCGGCGGTCTGTTTCTGCTGGCCAAAGCCACTCATGAAATTCATAACAGTCTGGAAGGAGTCGCGCACGAAGAATCGGGGATGTCCGCGGCACAAGCTACCTTCGGATCGGTGCTGGTCCAGATCGGTGTGCTGGATATTGTTTTCTCATTGGACTCGGTAATCACCGCCGTCGGTCTTTCGGACCATGTCTCGATCATGGCGATTGCGATCGTGCTCTCGGTCGCCGTGATGCTGTTCGCTGCGAAACCGATCGGCAATTTTGTCGATGAACATCCCACGATCAAAATTCTGGCCCTCTCGTTTCTAATCATGGTGGGCGTGACGCTGATGGTGGAGGGTTTTGGAATTCACGTTCCCAAAGGCTACATCTACTTCGCGATGGCATTTTCTGTCGCCGTGGAAATGATCAATCTGCGCATGCGGAAAAATCATGTCGAAGCAGTTCGCCTGCGTAAACAAATAGAAGAAGGTGAAACCAGTTAGCTGATCTCACCTTCTTCAAGTCATAGTTAATTGATCGGACCGATCTTTTGAGAATTGATCAGGGCGCCTGAACTGTCGGTTCGTTGTCGTTCCATTTGACTTTGGGAATCGGCTGTGTCACTTTGCCGGTCGCCGCCCATTCGGTGCCGCGTTGCAGGGTAATCTGAAAACCGGTCCCCTGCAGGGCCGTCGTATCGTGCCCCAGCGTTGTATGGAACACGCGGCCTTTCCCATAATCGATGGTCATCATGATCGGTTCGTGTTCGCCGGTGCCGCGTTCATCGGGCTCGGAATACGCGGTTGCGAGAACGGTCACATTTTCAGCAGGTCCCCGGAGCTTTCCGTAAACTTCATCTGCCGGATGCATCCACTCGACAGGCAGCCCTTTCACAATCGGATGTTCGGGCTGACGAACCTTGACGACGACGGGAATTCGCGTACCATGCGTGCCCCCTCGACCGGCGGATGTATCTTTGATCCATTTATCATCGCGTAGTCTCAACATGGGCCCCGATTTCTCATCGCGACCGCCCCAACCGCCGACGGCGATCATTTTGTTATATGCTGGCCAATCGGAAAACGAATTGTCGGCGGCATGCACGACCACGAAACTGCCGCCGGATGCGACGTAATGATCGAACGCCTGCTTTACTTCTTCGGGCCAGCTTTCACCATTATAGTTGCTGACGATTACATCGTACTGTTTAAAGTCGGGGCGCCAGGCTTTCCATTGTGCAGGTGCGTCCCGTTTGATGCGGGCAACCGTTTCTTCCCAGCGTCTCAATTGCTGATCCTGATATTTCGCATCCTCTTTGGAAAGCTTGCCCGTGATCATACGCGGTTTTCGTGGAATTCCTTCCGGCGTGGTAGAAACTTCAACTTTAAAGCGACCGGAATTCTCCAGAATCTTTTTGAGCAGCGGTGTTGTCTGCTGCCATTTATGATTGTTCTGCCCGTCTATGAGCAGCACCGACAGTTTTTCATCAGACGCATCCGCAGCGCGGCACAAAAGCGGACTGCAGCAAATCGCCAGCAATATCAACACGAAAGGACGGTATGAGCACTTCAATGGATTTCTCCTTTATCTCAATGGATTGACACTATCATCAAATGGAATCAGT
This window of the Gimesia fumaroli genome carries:
- a CDS encoding choice-of-anchor Q domain-containing protein — protein: MFSSQWLSSLKNQLRVRSSRRKHRARRHQAPFSRALVSRNAAESLEDRTLLTVFTVVNTDDSGEGSLRDAIEQANASAGADTISFDASLADQTIQLMNQLRITDDLTIIGLGSDQLTIDANHTGRIFDVYDGTHSANLYVSISGLTLANGDANVLPNLENTTPSIGLGGNISYKRYNTGGAIFNYEHLSVSDLVFQDNQARLGGAISSQSGAGATMSIENSVFLRNTASAGGAIYSRSSVTVTGSSFVENQATGDGGAIYASSLTVSGSSFTENSAQGSGGAIYHPYGELQVADSTFTGNVAGENGGGIYHNYRKVWNWGGITIPDGPDASMRQSVVYLNPTEITNCEFIENSATLGGALYSVERIPEGNPVAFSIADPNQIVGTGSPYEFENSFDPQVILNDCFFKANTAELGGAILNRSGSIQIVDSTFAENTVTHSGGALYNYGNLVMEDSTLNRNSANSGGGVYNTGNFKLIDGYFLQNHAASTGGAVASSLAYIRVNETYFGSNSAGQMGGGIYLVQGNRGSIVDDMGEILSNPSPLIENSIFNRNTAGNGGGIYNSPWMADIGFQTLNVLNSTFYHNEATQSGGGIYNGRTQLSISGSDFSQNQAIDGAGINNLGGSVFIEESTLSENIATGSGGAIATLGHLSLFNSTLSGNQAALAGGGIYHRNGAEFSPDGTEVNLSPIDPSQFPIVDPGLQLLPANPPQILDLIFVVSLNGVIDTTLPINDNDSDVPADSVPLWLLNSSLDVVNSSLVGNTAGASGGGISTPEPGSRSTTTVKNSIVAGNAATAGSQIAGEFTAQTNIIQDSIEDLIDPVLRDNGGPTKTHALLPGSIAINAGSNEIVENADLMTDQRGAGFERIIDGTVDIGAFELHSMTFVVDTNSDIDDGDYSSGQLSLREAIRLSNENPSDIDQITFDASLAGQTIVLSGELEIRDSVLITGLGANLLTLDGNQNGRIFNIHGFWTGPMRQVVIDGLTLTNGVDMSGGAIYTDKILTVRDCLITHNHSTRSGGGIYSEYELNVINTTFLLNSAALSGGAIKAGDHRTTITGSSFERNTAQSGGAFSASQFYIRGPKVSISDSTFFENSASSAGGAIYIYEGTLTIEDSEISKNTTSQWGAGVYSEHAAISITGSTLAENLAVVNGGGVYLLDGSLNLRESTLSGNFAGSTGGGIHSTGDLTIYNSTISGNTTNGFGGGVYQTAGLGGPTEIEFYSVSTADFIYYRETPNELTIVNSTITGNHAAISAGGIFSSAETFELANSIVAGNSAAGNAQISGVYSSGINIIQDSIEGVLAPVLRDNGGPTKTHALLAGSAAINGGDNAAAEAAGLMNDQRGDGSSRIVDGTVDIGAFEVQAPLAQIDLRVVKSKTPTSGNGESASLPENITWIDEWGNYWVEIWISTADTTDLGIMSANLDLTYNTEITTATSIEYGAAFTENQTGTINDQTGTIENLSAETSLTNVGDDQRVLFARIKFESTTDDAVDLDLEGQSLNAQSLSLEISQPQILLADHTASDVIYGLAPATQIWANPYDFNDDDAINVADLKILISTYHSVSSKSNSPHKWITDLNRNDRVDLRDLILFVRNFGKDKADRSQNYFPENFIELWFDHLIVDSQSEVQANAHPVTQSAAETVLESVVEQVSPQLTPSQNETLAQVDIEVVDLAGETLGRAVPGTIYIDVNAAGRGWFVDASPADHSEFTYDSELTLIALPDSSAAGQVDLFTVILHELGHLLGYEHETDGVMQETLVPGVRRLPDWADETDSFFSTLSGESELLPF
- a CDS encoding TerC family protein, whose translation is MFEWLASPEAWIALATLTSLEIVLGIDNIIFISILVGRLPETQRDLARSLGLSLAMIARLILLFSISWVMGLTEPWFSLMGYDLSGRDLILIGGGLFLLAKATHEIHNSLEGVAHEESGMSAAQATFGSVLVQIGVLDIVFSLDSVITAVGLSDHVSIMAIAIVLSVAVMLFAAKPIGNFVDEHPTIKILALSFLIMVGVTLMVEGFGIHVPKGYIYFAMAFSVAVEMINLRMRKNHVEAVRLRKQIEEGETS
- a CDS encoding ThuA domain-containing protein encodes the protein MKCSYRPFVLILLAICCSPLLCRAADASDEKLSVLLIDGQNNHKWQQTTPLLKKILENSGRFKVEVSTTPEGIPRKPRMITGKLSKEDAKYQDQQLRRWEETVARIKRDAPAQWKAWRPDFKQYDVIVSNYNGESWPEEVKQAFDHYVASGGSFVVVHAADNSFSDWPAYNKMIAVGGWGGRDEKSGPMLRLRDDKWIKDTSAGRGGTHGTRIPVVVKVRQPEHPIVKGLPVEWMHPADEVYGKLRGPAENVTVLATAYSEPDERGTGEHEPIMMTIDYGKGRVFHTTLGHDTTALQGTGFQITLQRGTEWAATGKVTQPIPKVKWNDNEPTVQAP